Proteins from one Malaya genurostris strain Urasoe2022 chromosome 2, Malgen_1.1, whole genome shotgun sequence genomic window:
- the LOC131433032 gene encoding titin-like isoform X1 gives MVFFDGSCREMKSPHDWFNEIKRSEKVPIRLSDIDNLLQDSIFESSNGARLVEYIKKKRTGGRMRLHNIFEQVAATARRPQFNFDNDTSDPHPLPNTPEDVIPCTQNEDAMEGPSSSPEAGPVSEGAANGGNEVPTAAIVTEEGAGCGSKSVPKSPAVSLARQVMINQYHRTNAAKCELLKQLASSTPKPDGNDALSRISTFTTSISPILERDSPPIVNPHELLQTVVPPEPVETVEIPISIEEEPDVADVHQILAPCSQAVPGHSTPAKVIVVRTLADAVQLTALEKQNRPPSPDVIVPETPSPPKDITESPKVIPHPPIQPRKLSTTFHILENGLSRPAEDIMTSDESEPIDASYQEGDSTPPNVSNNVSGLRSILKDADVSLRRRTSFRVSFSKQLVEQREISPAPSIPEAYYSHSDEESNESDFDEADFEVVDEVFSDESVEGEEDSESCQQQQDDMEEIRANLEKSFADVPERPGSPLINVVDEEPATWFGAVTPSCVHKDDKTNLQLVDIITDWDDEEDDEAEQDSGNLPEEIPETQPSQQHSNQTNRDALDISSSNLEVSADRLVDLPSPMPAVNDTLSEEAMPSTPIGPLPPPSQFTDSAKRRFIQENEENVINRLQSEMPSLQPEHSEESGDVANKTFEKVSETLVEIAQSFRGQAPPPPPVVVVDPPTTEPTDRKTIVPQKRGRKPMPASDPATTSYFENLELTYAKPASNAVAASKRKLYVEPKPKNGSSPISSAPSNNDINEVTSEIRNLKVVVQKLNVQQYMPMSVDVSPEQLNAHGGEEDDSMNEATEQETVETNEPIANGNIEQVPEVEESLVSEQSQDHDMTEQSVSMDVSQEQSTIENDVSQEESRADIDVSQEESTADNDVSEEHSMTDNDVSQEESNEYETADSTAGNIQSEEEQQSMEDTELPNDTSEDATIINNAETEQEIVNTAQPVEPEVVDVEDSPAEEEPKTGPTKKARSKPKQVPVEISEQPDVQDKVAIESDRLVEQESENLVALEDQPVEQVLEVTTASEQDINGEAKDTAADVGETIKGPIKKVRSKAKQMETENGEQLSQPPMSGAPSENDVDRIAKNKKGKKVQQKIAVEEKPVEQRTEEPMNVEQETIGESQHNPAVDEPKKKARPKAKQVAAEVVESTHEKNSQSSDTHEDNANRVSKHKVKQTHKKVTQENKPVEQMSEEPMNIEQGTAVESQNIPREDDPPKKTRTKAKPVAAEIAESTGEKNSQCSEDNANRVSKHKGNQTHKKTTPEDKPVEQIPEEPMNTEQGATVERMDIPAEDEPPKKTRSKAKPAVTDVAESTDEKSTREDNRALPTKIKQTHTKITQEDKPVEQMPEEPLNMQPETPVEDEPVKKIRSKVKQVESEVAKPTSEKIVQSSDTRENNANRVSKNKIKQIPRKISREDKPVEKTPDEPVNTEQGASVERMDIAAGEEPTKKTRSKPKQTVTEVAEPTADEKNAQSTREDRTSKNKIKQTHRKLTPEDKPVKQMPEEQTHIGLGTNAVTNDNVVVEGSKATSTINDPPKKSRSKAKQTIVESSVNQKNDVNLLSQNLNDLRMQPVVILEAKSIEQLLEESQCSQLETDDEVEEAQTETKETRFKSKPMEIESGKQADPTDSEPAVKHKNVKKAQPKLPQEDKPVEQLPEHRTDIEQRTVEDEPKKKTRTKVKQITPETAEPSGPKDNMGSQRSDSIEDKNKKVPIVPNQDKAVEGKAKIRLKAKQTAAVECNDPAGNDVNLVSRNKVDKEKAKPLGDKLSEETGGEPTKKSQPKVQQTETVNGEQLDSQRDPTGSEPSSDNDVNRVRKLKKGKKAQQKVTLEEKSVEQTSEEPMDGELRTDEERKKTRSKAKQTAVQSNDPAENDVNRESENQITKQTQQQISQPLEQKMGNDLVTDSEPNQIATQEKELVRVPEKKKRLRGKLVSTESDVEPVGQDNRKGKRLPPKPVEPNLSDTFTIELGTDADIPCTPAEEAIHVPKRSRSRQPSVHETIVVQQNAQNETDDATEHDQSQVESLLNGMELSIILEKLESPIRSTKNKMSKVTKTVDEPKSDTEPIPKVDGKLIKQRGRPAKKLAQPTATESAVPAQPDEQASEGHFENGSLHVSSAQSKSAGPVSVIYSRRHSINSESETDRESHSSDIHKLAARLEEKRAQAKHPKGREPNSKTSGERFPVVDRNEAVEVVVNVIPQTHFQDVMIGASVRNHRDTPESGESDFAGFDIEPAVPPTKPQRGRPRKNSVPAPKDPVPPASEILASVELMQKKRKLRSSTHEKIDPEEKPPDESSSLPSLEPLGGGLPSSVTSILGENPPLLIPVTPRLRLEEYQNRSGKSLRNKRKFMTVHLDSFKPKHVPRYLRDYDEDLDTTWRPTKVKKLKETPAEVRTHVDQGGDSGNGSEDEEPVRRSGRNRRLATQVLMTNPLVKSAFDEPNYRPLSIEEIVKAEVLAREIRQKEKHRWRKIRKAPVKRTKTIDREAASTSIESRKRIQVDPPEGSNEQTAAKKTCPDPTVDVVEPSTSTTHSTAESSSQPSSAPEIIAQEKQKAECWLMKLMAGTHAPNDRLPVDPIAGGVMHFTLDHLNFQERNGIQYSFFAYSERENCGFLRFSVGAVKKLTKTANFQLKFLILRGALQFTVNGKEMHTKGGDFLMLPENSKYSIKNSDEISLVFMIKVPTV, from the exons GCGAGTTGTTGAAGCAGCTCGCGTCCAGTACCCCGAAACCCGATGGGAACGATGCACTCAGTCGAATATCGACATTCACAACGTCAATCTCACCGATTTTGGAACGAGATTCGCCACCAATTGTAAACCCTCATGAGTTACTACAAACAGTTGTGCCACCCGAACCGGTAGAAACAGTGGAAATACCCATCTCAATAGAAGAGGAGCCCGATGTGGCTGACGTTCATCAGATACTGGCCCCATGCTCACAAGCTGTGCCAGGGCATAGCACCCCAGCGAAGGTAATCGTGGTACGAACACTGGCAGATGCTGTACAATTGACAGCGCTGGAAAAACAAAATCGCCCGCCGTCGCCAGATGTTATTGTTCCGGAGACACCGAGTCCACCGAAAGACATTACCGAATCTCCCAAAGTAATTCCGCATCCGCCAATCCAGCCACGAAAACTCAGCACTACTTTCCACATACTGGAAAATGGCCTCTCTCGACCGGCCGAAGACATCATGACCTCCGACGAAAGTGAACCGATCGACGCGAGTTATCAGGAAGGCGACTCGACGCCGCCTAATGTTAGCAATAATGTATCAGGTCTGAGAAGTATTCTCAAAGATGCCGATGTGTCACTGCGAAGACGAACCTCATTCCGGGTGTCTTTTTCCAAACAGCTAGTGGAACAACGCGAAATCTCTCCCGCTCCGTCTATACCGGAAGCCTACTATTCCCATTCCGACGAAGAATCCAATGAAAGCGACTTCGACGAGGCAGACTTCGAGGTCGTCGATGAGGTGTTCAGCGATGAAAGCGTCGAGGGTGAGGAGGATTCGGAAAGTTGCCAACAGCAGCAGGATGATATGGAGGAAATTCGTGCAAATCTGGAGAAAAGTTTTGCTGATGTTCCGGAGCGTCCCGGATCTCCTCTTATCAATGTGGTCGACGAAGAACCGGCAACTTGGTTCGGTGCTGTGACACCGTCCTGTGTGCACAAAGACGACAAAACCAATCTCCAGCTGGTCGATATTATCACCGACTGGGACGACGAGGAGGATGACGAGGCTGAACAGGATTCTGGCAATCTACCGGAGGAAATACCGGAAACACAACCATCACAGcaacattcaaatcaaacaaatcGTGATGCGCTGGATATCAGCTCAAGCAATTTGGAAGTATCTGCGGATCGTTTGGTTGACCTACCTTCACCAATGCCGGCAGTCAACGATACCTTGAGTGAAGAAGCTATGCCCTCCACACCGATTGGACCCTTACCTCCGCCGTCACAGTTTACCGATTCGGCAAAGCGTCGATTCATACAAGAAAACGAGGAAAATGTCATCAATCGACTTCAGAGTGAAATGCCTAGCTTGCAGCCGGAACACTCTGAGGAATCGGGCGACGTTGCGAACAAAACATTCGAGAAGGTATCGGAAACGCTAGTCGAAATAGCTCAATCATTTCGTGGTCAAGCTCCACCGCCACCTCCGGTTGTCGTGGTTGATCCCCCAACGACTGAACCGACCGATCGGAAAACTATTGTACCTCAGAAAAGAGGGCGGAAGCCGATGCCCGCCTCCGATCCTGCTACGACAtcgtattttgaaaatttagaacTAACGTACGCCAAACCAGCATCGAATGCAGTGGCGGCATCGAAACGTAAACTCTATGTCGAACCGAAGCCAAAGAATGGAAGCTCGCCGATAAGTAGTGCTCCGTctaacaatgacatcaatgAAGTTACCTCGGAGATACGAAATCTTAAAGTGGTCGTTCAGAAGTTAAATGTGCAGCAGTATATGCCAATGTCTGTGGATGTGAGCCCAGAACAACTTAATGCTCACGGAGGAGAGGAGGATGACAGCATGAATGAAGCAACGGAGCAGGAGACAGTTGAAACCAACGAACCTATAGCTAATGGAAATATCGAACAGGTTCCGGAAGTCGAAGAATCACTCGTTTCTGAGCAATCCCAAGACCATGACATGACAGAACAATCAGTTTCGATGGATGTGTCTCAAGAGCAGTCCACAATTGAAAACGATGTGTCCCAAGAGGAGTCCAGAGCTGATATCGATGTGTCCCAAGAGGAGTCCACAGCTGATAATGATGTGTCGGAAGAGCATTCCATGACTGATAACGATGTGTCGCAAGAGGAATCGAATGAATATGAAACAGCAGACAGTACTGCTGGTAACATTCAAAGTGAGGAAGAACAACAATCAATGGAAGACACTGAGCTACCGAACGATACATCTGAGGATGCTACGATCATAAACAATGCGGAAACGGAGCAAGAAATTGTAAACACAGCTCAACCAGTTGAGCCTGAAGTGGTGGATGTCGAAGATTCTCCTGCAGAAGAAGAACCGAAGACCGGTCCGACAAAGAAAGCTCGATCCAAACCCAAACAGGTGCCAGTGGAAATCAGTGAGCAACCGGATGTTCAAGATAAAGTGGCTATCGAATCCGATAGACTTGTAGAGCAGGAATCCGAGAATCTAGTAGCTCTTGAGGATCAGCCAGTTGAGCAAGTATTAGAAGTAACCACAGCTAGTGAGCAAGATATCAATGGGGAAGCGAAAGATACTGCTGCAGATGTGGGTGAAACGATTAAAGGTCCGATCAAGAAAGTTCGATCCAAGGCGAAACagatggaaaccgaaaacggcgaGCAACTAAGTCAACCACCGATGAGTGGTGCGCCTTCCGAGAACGATGTTGATCGTATCGCGAAAAATAAGAAGGGAAAGAAAGTTCAACAAAAGATAGCAGTTGAAGAAAAACCGGTTGAACAAAGGACAGAAGAACCAATGAATGTTGAACAAGAAACTATTGGAGAGAGCCAACATAATCCTGCGGTAGATGAACCGAAGAAGAAGGCTCGACCAAAAGCAAAACAAGTGGCGGCAGAAGTTGTTGAATCGACGCATGAAAAGAATTCCCAGAGCAGTGATACTCATGAAGACAATGCAAACCGTGTTTCGAAACATAAGGTTAAGCAAACACACAAGAAAGTAACACAAGAGAACAAACCAGTTGAGCAAATGTCGGAAGAACCAATGAATATCGAACAGGGAACTGCTGTAGAGAGCCAGAATATTCCAAGGGAGGATGACCCACCGAAGAAGACTCGTACGAAAGCGAAACCAGTGGCGGCCGAAATTGCTGAATCCACGGGCGAAAAGAATTCCCAGTGCAGCGAAGACAATGCTAACCGTGTTTCGAAACATAAGGGTAATCAAACACATAAGAAAACAACACCAGAAGACAAACCAGTTGAGCAAATACCAGAAGAACCAATGAATACGGAACAGGGAGCTACTGTGGAGAGGATGGATATTCCAGCGGAAGATGAGCCACCGAAGAAGACTCGATCAAAAGCCAAACCAGCAGTGACAGATGTTGCGGAATCCACGGACGAAAAGAGTACTCGTGAAGATAATCGGGCTTTGCCAACTAAGATTAAGCAAACACACACAAAAATTACACAAGAAGACAAACCAGTTGAACAAATGCCAGAAGAACCACTAAATATGCAACCGGAAACTCCTGTGGAAGATGAGCCGGTGAAGAAGATTCGATCGAAAGTTAAACAAGTTGAGTCAGAGGTTGCCAAACCTACGAGTGAGAAGATTGTACAGAGCAGCGATACTCGTGAAAACAATGCAAACCGTgtttcgaaaaataaaattaagcaaataccgagaaaaatatctcGAGAAGACAAACCAGTTGAGAAAACTCCTGATGAACCAGTGAATACGGAACAGGGAGCTTCTGTGGAGAGGATGGATATCGCTGCGGGAGAAGAGCCGACCAAGAAGACTCGATCAAAGCCCAAACAAACAGTGACAGAGGTTGCTGAGCCCACGGCGGATGAGAAGAATGCCCAGAGTACTCGCGAAGACCGTACttcgaaaaataaaattaagcAAACACATAGAAAATTAACACCAGAAGACAAACCAGTTAAGCAAATGCCAGAAGAACAAACGCACATCGGCTTAGGAACGAACGCGGTGACGAACGATAATGTTGTGGTGGAAGGAAGTAAAGCAACTAGTACGATCAACGATCCACCGAAAAAGAGTCGATCCAAAGCCAAGCAAACGATAGTCGAAAGTAGTGTAAATCAGAAGAACGATGTCAACCTACTGTCCCAGAACCTAAATGATTTGCGAATGCAACCAGTAGTAATACTTGAGGCTAAATCAATTGAACAATTGTTAGAAGAATCGCAGTGCTCTCAGCTGGAAACCGACGATGAAGTGGAAGAAGCTCAAACTGAAACGAAGGAGACTCGATTCAAGTCGAAACCTATGGAGATCGAAAGTGGAAAGCAAGCGGATCCTACTGATAGTGAGCCGGCAGTGAAACATAAAAATGTTAAGAAAGCTCAGCCAAAATTACCACAAGAGGATAAACCCGTTGAGCAACTGCCAGAACATCGAACGGATATCGAACAGAGAACTGTTGAAGACGAGCCAAAGAAAAAGACTCGTACAAAAGTCAAACAGATAACGCCGGAAACTGCGGAACCCTCGGGTCCAAAGGATAACATGGGTTCTCAACGTAGCGATAGTATTGAGGACAAAAATAAAAAGGTTCCAATTGTTCCGAATCAAGATAAGGCTGTAGAAGGAAAAGCAAAGATTCGATTGAAAGCCAAACAAACGGCGGCAGTCGAATGCAATGATCCAGCTGGGAACGATGTAAATCTGGTGTCACGGAACAAAGTGGATAAGGAAAAGGCAAAACCGCTTGGGGATAAGCTATCAGAAGAAACAGGAGGAGAACCGACTAAAAAATCTCAACCCAAGGTTCAACAAACAGAAACCGTAAATGGAGAGCAGTTGGATAGCCAACGGGATCCTACAGGAAGCGAACCATCGTCCGACAACGATGTTAATCGTGTAAGGAAATTGAAGAAGGGCAAGAAAGCGCAACAAAAAGTAACACTTGAAGAAAAATCAGTTGAGCAAACGTCCGAAGAACCGATGGACGGTGAGCTAAGAACTGATGAGGAAAGGAAGAAGACTCGATCCAAAGCCAAACAGACGGCAGTACAAAGCAATGATCCGGCAGAAAACGATGTGAATCGAGAGtcggaaaatcaaattactaagCAAACGCAACAACAAATCTCACAACCACTTGAACAAAAAATGGGCAACGATTTGGTGACGGATTCGGAACCGAATCAGATCGCTACGCAGGAAAAAGAGCTAGTACGCGTACCGGAGAAGAAGAAACGATTAAGAGGTAAGCTGGTATCAACCGAAAGTGATGTTGAACCGGTCGGACAGGATAACAGAAAAGGCAAGCGATTACCACCAAAACCAGTTGAACCAAATCTAAGCGATACATTTACGATCGAGCTAGGAACAGATGCAGATATACCTTGCACTCCCGCCGAGGAAGCAATTCACGTTCCCAAGAGGTCTCGATCACGGCAACCAAGCGTACACGAGACCATCGTGGTTCAGCAGAACGCACAAAATGAAACGGATGATGCTACGGAACACGATCAAAGTCAAGTGGAAAGCTTGCTTAACGGAATGGAACTTTCGATTATACTGGAAAAATTGGAATCACCGATCCGaagtacaaaaaataaaatgtctAAAGTAACCAAAACAGTGGACGAGCCAAAGTCGGATACAGAACCCATTCCAAAAGTGGACGGTAAATTGATCAAACAACGAGGAAGACCTGCTAAAAAGCTAGCACAACCAACGGCGACTGAGAGTGCTGTTCCTGCACAACCGGACGAGCAGGCCTCCGAAGGGCATTTCGAAAATGGATCATTGCACGTGAGTAGTGCTCAATCAAAGTCCGCTGGGCCGGTATCGGTGATTTACTCAAGGCGACATTCGATCAATTCGGAATCGGAAACAGATCGCGAATCGCATAGTTCAGATATACACAAGTTGGCCGCCCGATTGGAAGAGAAGCGGGCCCAAGCGAAGCATCCGAAGGGCCGTGAACCAAACAGCAAAACATCCGGTGAACGGTTTCCTGTTGTGGATCGGAATGAAGCTGTCGAGGTCGTGGTAAACGTCATACCACAGACTCACTTCCAAGATGTGATGATTGGTGCAAGTGTCCGG AATCATCGCGATACACCGGAAAGCGGAGAATCGGACTTTGCCGGTTTCGATATCGAACCAGCCGTTCCACCTACGAAACCCCAGCGAGGGAGACCGAGAAAGAACTCCGTTCCAGCGCCCAAGGACCCCGTTCCGCCAGCGAGTGAGATTCTGGCCAGTGTTGAACTGATGCAGAAGAAACGAAAGTTACGAAGCTCTACCCATGAAAAGATTGACCCCGAAGAAAAACCTCCCGATGAGAGCTCCTCACTGCCTTCGCTGGAACCACTCGGCGGTGGCCTACCTAGCAGCGTGACCAGTATTCTGGGCGAAAATCCACCTCTACTCATTCCCGTAACTCCACGACTAAGATTAGAAGAATATCAGAACCGAAGCGGCAAATCGCTACGCAATAAGAGAAAGTTCATGACCGTACATCTTGATTCTTTTAAACCAAAACACGTTCCGCGTTATTTGCGCGATTATGATGAAGATCTAGACACAACGTGGCGACCTACTAAAGTTAAGAAACTAAAGGAAACACCGGCTGAAGTTCGAACTCATGTGGATCAAGGCGGAGACAGTGGCAACGGCAGTGAAGATGAAGAACCTGTGCGCCGCAGTGGCAGGAATCGACGTCTCGCGACACAGGTTCTCATGACCAATCCGCTGGTTAAGTCGGCTTTCGACGAACCTAACTATCGGCCactatcgattgaagagattgtCAAAGCTGAAGTTTTGGCACGGGAAATTAGACAGAAGGAAAAACACCGATGGAGAAAGATTCGCAAGGCGCCGGTGAAAAGAACTAAGACCATCGATCGTGAAGCAGCATCAACGTCCATAGAAAGCCGGAAAAGAATACAGGTTGATCCACCAGAGGGATCGAATGAGCAGACGGCTGCAAAGAAAACTTGTCCTGATCCCACCGTGGACGTGGTGGAGCCGTCTACTTCTACGACT CATTCTACTGCAGAAAGTAGCAGTCAACCTTCCAGTGCACCGGAAATCATTGCCCAGGAGAAACAGAAGGCAGAATGTTGGTTAATGAAACTGATGGCGGGAACTCATGCGCCCAACGATCGACTTCCGGTCGATCCGATAGCGGGTGGCGTTATGCATTTCACGCTAGACCATCTCAACTTCCAGGAACGCAATGGAATTCAGTATTCATTCTTCGCTTACTCCGAACGCGAAAACTGTGGTTTTCTACGGTTCTCGGTGGGCGCGGTCAAAAAGTTGACCAAAACAGCGAACTTTCAGCTT AAATTCCTGATTCTCAGAGGAGCACTGCAGTTTACAGTAAACGGCAAAGAGATGCATACGAAAGGGGGTGATTTTCTTATGCTCCCAGAAA ATTCGAAATATAGTATAAAAAATAGTGATGAGATTTCTCTCGTATTTATGATCAAGGTTCCGACGGTGTAA